In the Endozoicomonas sp. SCSIO W0465 genome, AAGAGGGTATTAAACAAACTGGCTACAATTTATAAAAATAACCAACTGAAATTTCTGAATGATCCCAATCATGAACCCCGAACTTATTTCGTTCTACTCTCATTTAATTATTGCGTTTTGTCTGGCTGCAGCCGCTTTTTATGGAATAAAGTGGTTGGCAGACAGCGAGCTAAATGGGCAAAAATGGGTATTCTGGAGTCTGGCCAGTCGTATTCTGCGTCGGCCCTTGTTGACGCTACCCTGGGTGATGTTCGTTCTCTATTCGGCTCATTACTGGCCGGGAATAGAGTGGTCCGGTATCAATGAAACGCTTCTCCTGTTTCAAAAACTCATTCTGACCATATATCCTGCCTGGCTCATCTGGGAAATCAGCCTGAATGTCGACCGGGTGCTGGATGCCATGGGAGGGCGGTGGCGCAAGCGCTTATCACCTTCAGTGATTGCCCGTTCAGTGCAGCTGATTATCGTTGTTGCAACATTTCTGAGCATTGCTCAGGTCTTCGGGTATAGCCTGTCAACGCTTCTGGCCTTTGGTGGTATTGGCGGTATTATTCTTGGTCTTGCTGCCAAGGACTGGCTGGCCAACTTCTTTGGTGGCTTAATGCTGATGCTGGATCGTCCTTTTACTGAGGGTGACTGGATTCGCTCCCCGGACCGGTCAATTGAAGGGCATGTCGAAAAGGTTGGCTGGCGTCTGACAAAAATAAGAACCTTTGATCGGCGGCCTATTTATGTTCCAAACTCAATCTTTACCGGGATTGTTGTCGAGAATGCCACGCGAATGAGAAACCGCCGGATGATTGAACATTTCTCCCTCCGTTATGAGGACATTGGAAAAATGTCCCGTATTCTCAGTCGAATAGATGATCTTATTCAGCAGATTCCTGAGGTTGACAATCGTGAGCCTCATTATGCGGTATTCATCCGTTATGATGATTCTGCCCTTTTGTGCCAAGTCAGGGTGCATATTACCAGAACAGATCGCGTTGGCTTTTTAAAGGCTCAGGAGTCTATTTTACTTCTGGTTGCAGCGGTTGTTGATGAAGAAGGGGCGTCATTTGCTTATCCGACTCGAAGGATTCTTTCAGATGGGTCGATAACCTAATAGCTGTATTAAATACAATTAAGACTGATAATAAAACTGATGGATATATTAATTGTTGAGGATGCTCGTGACCAGAGAATGATTCTCTCTGTGGCTTTGAAAAAACGGGGGCATCGTGTTTTTGAAGCATCGGACGGCTATGAAGCGCTGAGCGTTCTGGAAAACCATCCTGATATCCGGATCGTTATCAGCGACTGGATGATGCCAAATATGGACGGTATAGAACTCTGTGAGGCTATCCGTAAAAGTCATATTGGCTACTATGTCTACTTCATTCTGCTCACGGGTAATTCGGATCGTGAGGCCATGGTAGAAGGCATTAATCGTGGTGCTGATGATTTTATCAATAAGCCTGTCGATTTTGATGAGCTTGGTGCACGCTTGAATGCTGGTATCCGCATTATTGAATTAAAAGTTGCTCTTGAACATAAAATTCATACCATCGAAAAAGATCTGGAGTCAGCGGCAGAAACACAGGCCCGTCTGCTGTCTGAACCGGCCAAAATACAGAATGTTGATTTTAACTGGTACTTCAAACCAAGCCGCATTCTCGGCGGGGATATGTTTGGTTATCAGGCACTTGATGGAGAGACGCTGGGTTTCTATCAGCTGGACGTAGCTGGTCATGGTGTTCCGTCAGCTCTGTTTTCTTTTTCACTGAACAATATTCTTCGTGAAGATGGAGGCGGTTCACTGGTTAAGGAGTCATTCAACAAACCACCTTTCTATCGGTTGAAAGAACCCGATGAAGTGCTGGTGAGTCTGAATGAGCAGTTTCAGGCGAATCCTGAGGCGATGCTCTATTTCACCATAGCTTATGGGGTAATAAACAGTCGAACCGGCTCAGTTACCCTGTCGCAGGCTGGGCATCCACCATCCCTGTGGCTGAAAAGTGGCTCAAAATCTGTCGAAAAAATCACCTGTGGTGGAGTACCTATCGGCATGATGCCTGGTATGACCTATGAGAATGTCACTATCCAGCTTCAACCCGGTGACAGGCTTTTTCTGTATACTGACGGTGTGACGGAGTGCGAAAACAATACCGGTGAAATGTTTGGGGAAGACCGTCTGATATCTTCTTTGGAAGATGCTTTTGATCATTCAATTGAATCCATGATCAGCCGGGTTGAACAGGACATTATTAACTGGGCAGGCGCTGATGTTTTTGAGGATGATGTAACTTATCTGGTATTGGAGTGGCGACCATAAATAAATGTTGGCTGCCTGATAATTATACAATGTTTGTAACGCAAGGTTTATAACTCAAGGTTTATAACGCAAGGCTTATGACGCAAGGAGAGCAACATGCCATTTGAATCTAAAATTGATGCCGGGCATACCATCGTATCTATTGATGAAACCCGGCTTGATGCTTCTATATCAGAGCCTCTGAGGGTTTACCTTTTTGACCAAATTGACAGTGGCTCCGATAACCTGGTGATTGATTTGTCCCCGGTGCGTTTTATGGACAGTAGTGGTTTGGGTGCACTGGTTGCAGCTCTGAAAAAAATGGGTGGAGCAGGGTCAATGAAACTGGCTGGCGCACAACCCGCTGTCATGGATCTTTTTAGTCTTACCTCCATGGATAAGCTGTTTACCATTCTACCGACGGTGACTGAGGCCATTGGGGAGAAGTAGTCATGACGGAGGAAAAGGGGCAGGCCGTCCGGCTTGAGATTGACAGTGAGCTGGCGAATACAACCCTGATTGCCATGGCGGTCCGAGGACTTTGTGCCATGACAACACTCTCCCCGGTCGAGGTGAACCGTGTGGAGCTGTGTGTTGTGGAGATTGTTAATAATGCCATTGAACACGCTTATGGTAATGAAAAGGGCCATAAGGTTGAAGTCGGGGTGAGTCTTTTGAAAAATTCCTTAATGCTGACCATCAGTGATTGGGGTAAGCCAATGGATCAAGGGAAGCTAAGTAACAGAGATTTTTCAGTGGATCCTGATGATCCCGCAGCGTGGCTATGCAGTGGGAGAGGATTGCCAATCGTCCAGAGTTTGATGGATAACGTTGAGTATCAAACGGATGGAGATAAAAACAGTTTTATCATGAGTAAGCAGATCAGGAGTTAACCTGCTTGCTCATTTTTTGCAACACCAGCTGTAACGGCTTCAGCTGCTATATTGTGAAATTGTCATTCCCGTTTCTACCAGGGCGTCAGGGCGATCATAGGGAGTAAGTTTGATGAGAACTCCAATCTCCGGGCTGTCTATGTATTGAATTTCCTTTGTATTGCGGATTCTCCTTCGCTGTTTGATTTGAAAGTTATCAGTTATGCGCAGAGGTGGCGAACCATCATGCAGTCTAACCAGATTGTCAGATCCTGTATGAGAATCAGCAAGAACGCCGGATGTCTTTTGATTATATTTATGCTGTTTTCCGGAGAGTGTCGAATAAAGGGATTCCGGGCTTAATTTATTCAGCCAAAGATCAATGTCAACATGCAGAAAACGTTCTTCACTGACGCTGACCGTTCCCTGCAGCAACAGAGTGTCCTGCCCACCAATCAAAGCCCGGATTGCAATCGGTTGCTTACCTGATTCAGAACTTACCGGCATTCGCCATGCTTTTTGGGTAATCACCTGATAACTCCCCGATTTCTCAAGTGAAGTCACCTGGTTGTTCAGTAATCTTTCATTGGCTGGTAAAGCGATGTAGGCATCACGCACAATATCAGGTTGTCTGGAAAGCTGGTTGTCAGGCGCAACAATTTCAAACAGGGGGCTGTTATCAGCAGAACCTGCAGAATGAGTTTTCAGTCTGATTGCCTTTGTCGGTAACCGGTAACCAGCAACAGTTGGCCAGGCTTCGCCACTGTCATTATTGAGGTAACGAAAAACGACAAGATCCACCTGATACCATGAAGCGTCAGGCTTTCCATTGCTCTCTTTTTGTGAAGCAGAAAGTGGTAAATTTAACAGTAGTGCTATCGACAATGCGATAAACTGAAGTTTTTTCATGCAGAATATCCTTGGATTTCCCAATCCAGAATCAGGGGTATGACATTTTTTCGGCAGCATTAAGCTGCCTGAAAACAGTAAGATATCTACTGGTGCCCATAAGCTTTTAACCAGCAAGCCTGGCCAGAAGTACTTCTGTCGCCTTAAACCTCTGCTCTGGAGTGTCCATTGAGTCAATGTACTTTAAGATGCTGCTTCCTTCCAGTCTGAACTGCTGTGGGCTTGACTGAATAAGTTGAATAATCAGCATGGGATCGACATTGGGCTGTTCTTCAAACTCTACCCTTGCCTCTTTACTGCTGGCGTCAACCTTCTTGATTCCCAGTCTCTGAGCATGGAGTTTTAACTTCATCTGGCGGAACAGGTTTTTGGCCGGATCGGGTAACAGACCAAATCGATCGATCAGCTCAACCTGAAGGTTTTTCAACTTTTCCTCATTATCAGCAGCGGCAATTCTCTTATAGAGGATTAAGCGGCTATGAACATCATGAATATAGTCCTCAGGTAAAAGGGCCGGAAGCCGTAAATTCACTTCGGTGCCATGGTTCAAAGGCTGGTCCGGATTGGGTGTTTCGCCATTGCGAATGGCAGCAACGGCCCGTTCAAGCATCTCGGTGTAGAGCGTAAACCCTACGCTCTGTATCTGGCCACTCTGACCTTCACCCAGCAGTTCGCCAGCTCCTCTGATCTCCAGATCGTTCGAGGCCAGCATGAAACCGGCACCCAGTGTTTGAGCCTCGGTAATTGCTTCAAGCCGTTTCACGGCGTCAGCAGTGATGGCTTTTGGTGGCGGTGTTAACAGGTAGGCATATGCCTGATGGTGTGAGCGGCCAACCCTGCCTCTCAGCTGATGCAGTTGCGCCAGTCCGAATTTGTCGGCTCTGTTGATGATGATGGTATTGGCATTGGGGATATCGATACCGGTTTCAATAATGGTTGTGCATATCAGAACGTTGTAACGCTTATGGTAAAAGTCTGACATTACCTGTTCGAGCTGACGTTCACGCATCTGACCATGACCTGTGACGACCCTTGCTTCCGGAATCAGCTCCTGCAGGTCACTCGCTACTTTCTCAATGGTTTCAACCTGATTATGGAGATAGTATACCTGTCCGCCACGAAGCAGTTCCCGGAGAATCGCTTCTTTTACCAGGGGCTGATCATATTGACGAACAAAGGTTTTAACGGACAGCCGCCGTGCCGGTGGTGTTGCAATAATCGACAGGTCACGAATACCGGACATGGCCATATTGAGTGTTCTTGGGATCGGTGTTGCGGTCAGCGTCAGGATATCAACCTCGGATCTTAATGATTTGAGCTTTTCTTTATGGCGGACCCCAAAGCGGTGCTCTTCATCAATAATCAGAAGGCCAAGGTCTTTAAATGTAAGGTCACCCTGAAGAATCTTGTGGGTACCAATAATGATATCCAGTTTGCCCTCCGTGAGCCGCTCTTTTGCCTGATCCACCGATTTCTGCGACTTGAATCGTGAAATAACATCAATTTCTACCGGCCAATCGGCAAAGCGATCCTTAAAGCTTTCATAGTGCTGCTGTGCCAGAAGGGTGGTTGGCACTAGAATTGCCACCTGTTTCCCGCTGTGGACAGCAAGGAAGGCGGCACGCATGGCAACTTCTGTCTTACCAAAGCCAACATCACCGCAGACCAGCCGGTCCATTGGTTTTGGGGCGCACATATCATGAATGACGGCTGCAATTGTCTGTTGTTGATCGGGTGTCTCTTCAAACGGAAAGGCAGCAGCAAAGGCCAGGTAGTTTTGCTCTGGCTTGATGAACGGAAACCCTTTTCGAGCTTCCCGGCGGGCATAAATGTCCAGCAGTTCAACGGCCACATCTCTTGCTTTTTCTGCGGCCTTTCGACGCACCTTGCTCCATTGGTCGCTACCCAGCCGATGGAGTGGGGCAAGTTCATCATCAGCACCGGTGTATCGGGAAATCAGGTGA is a window encoding:
- the mfd gene encoding transcription-repair coupling factor — translated: MFQHTIPLPTHPGDKLQWGNLSKTGPAFTISCAAVRDNHPLMIITPDSSSASRLEEELAFFLAEEGHIDVQQMPDWEILPYDTFSPHQDIISQRLSTLYHLPSADNRDRKKVLIVPVTTLLHRLCPKSYLLGSGLSLQPGTRFIIDERRGQFEQAGYRCVDSVMEHGEFAIRGSIVDIFPMGAETPYRVDLFDDEIESLRTFDPETQRSIATVQEIELLPGHEFPLDKQGIELFRSNFRETFDVNYRECPIYQDISGGIASPGIEYYLPLFFRETSTLFDYIPQNTRILVYDAMDSSLDHFYSDVHSRYENRRVDPQRPILPPSRVLMPSEELHRRLNDFPRVTLFEQPVAPKAGRFNLNCQALPELTINARLEHPLAHLNTFINGINHVLLVAESAGRREVLLELLSQNNITPDLCDSWPGFLREKPALAVCTGLLDNGLYLPEEQIAVIPEALLLGQRVQQSRRRKVDDEQSADQVIRNLTELRIGAPVVHIDHGVGRYRGLETLVVDGQTTEFLTLEYANEAKLYVPVASLHLISRYTGADDELAPLHRLGSDQWSKVRRKAAEKARDVAVELLDIYARREARKGFPFIKPEQNYLAFAAAFPFEETPDQQQTIAAVIHDMCAPKPMDRLVCGDVGFGKTEVAMRAAFLAVHSGKQVAILVPTTLLAQQHYESFKDRFADWPVEIDVISRFKSQKSVDQAKERLTEGKLDIIIGTHKILQGDLTFKDLGLLIIDEEHRFGVRHKEKLKSLRSEVDILTLTATPIPRTLNMAMSGIRDLSIIATPPARRLSVKTFVRQYDQPLVKEAILRELLRGGQVYYLHNQVETIEKVASDLQELIPEARVVTGHGQMRERQLEQVMSDFYHKRYNVLICTTIIETGIDIPNANTIIINRADKFGLAQLHQLRGRVGRSHHQAYAYLLTPPPKAITADAVKRLEAITEAQTLGAGFMLASNDLEIRGAGELLGEGQSGQIQSVGFTLYTEMLERAVAAIRNGETPNPDQPLNHGTEVNLRLPALLPEDYIHDVHSRLILYKRIAAADNEEKLKNLQVELIDRFGLLPDPAKNLFRQMKLKLHAQRLGIKKVDASSKEARVEFEEQPNVDPMLIIQLIQSSPQQFRLEGSSILKYIDSMDTPEQRFKATEVLLARLAG
- a CDS encoding mechanosensitive ion channel family protein, which translates into the protein MNPELISFYSHLIIAFCLAAAAFYGIKWLADSELNGQKWVFWSLASRILRRPLLTLPWVMFVLYSAHYWPGIEWSGINETLLLFQKLILTIYPAWLIWEISLNVDRVLDAMGGRWRKRLSPSVIARSVQLIIVVATFLSIAQVFGYSLSTLLAFGGIGGIILGLAAKDWLANFFGGLMLMLDRPFTEGDWIRSPDRSIEGHVEKVGWRLTKIRTFDRRPIYVPNSIFTGIVVENATRMRNRRMIEHFSLRYEDIGKMSRILSRIDDLIQQIPEVDNREPHYAVFIRYDDSALLCQVRVHITRTDRVGFLKAQESILLLVAAVVDEEGASFAYPTRRILSDGSIT
- a CDS encoding STAS domain-containing protein, giving the protein MPFESKIDAGHTIVSIDETRLDASISEPLRVYLFDQIDSGSDNLVIDLSPVRFMDSSGLGALVAALKKMGGAGSMKLAGAQPAVMDLFSLTSMDKLFTILPTVTEAIGEK
- a CDS encoding CsiV family protein, coding for MKKLQFIALSIALLLNLPLSASQKESNGKPDASWYQVDLVVFRYLNNDSGEAWPTVAGYRLPTKAIRLKTHSAGSADNSPLFEIVAPDNQLSRQPDIVRDAYIALPANERLLNNQVTSLEKSGSYQVITQKAWRMPVSSESGKQPIAIRALIGGQDTLLLQGTVSVSEERFLHVDIDLWLNKLSPESLYSTLSGKQHKYNQKTSGVLADSHTGSDNLVRLHDGSPPLRITDNFQIKQRRRIRNTKEIQYIDSPEIGVLIKLTPYDRPDALVETGMTISQYSS
- a CDS encoding ATP-binding protein codes for the protein MTEEKGQAVRLEIDSELANTTLIAMAVRGLCAMTTLSPVEVNRVELCVVEIVNNAIEHAYGNEKGHKVEVGVSLLKNSLMLTISDWGKPMDQGKLSNRDFSVDPDDPAAWLCSGRGLPIVQSLMDNVEYQTDGDKNSFIMSKQIRS
- a CDS encoding PP2C family protein-serine/threonine phosphatase is translated as MDILIVEDARDQRMILSVALKKRGHRVFEASDGYEALSVLENHPDIRIVISDWMMPNMDGIELCEAIRKSHIGYYVYFILLTGNSDREAMVEGINRGADDFINKPVDFDELGARLNAGIRIIELKVALEHKIHTIEKDLESAAETQARLLSEPAKIQNVDFNWYFKPSRILGGDMFGYQALDGETLGFYQLDVAGHGVPSALFSFSLNNILREDGGGSLVKESFNKPPFYRLKEPDEVLVSLNEQFQANPEAMLYFTIAYGVINSRTGSVTLSQAGHPPSLWLKSGSKSVEKITCGGVPIGMMPGMTYENVTIQLQPGDRLFLYTDGVTECENNTGEMFGEDRLISSLEDAFDHSIESMISRVEQDIINWAGADVFEDDVTYLVLEWRP